The stretch of DNA CTCACGGTATTGCCCGAGACTGACCCACCAAAGCCGTCAAGGCCAGTCCATAACGGCAACCGTGGCTCACCTAACGTATCTGGCAAAAAAGTTCATATCATCCGGTTTCGACTCACCCAAGACGAAATGGCCCAGTTTAATGACATGATCAAACGGGCGGGCTGTTCTGCATCAGCCTTTTTTAGAGAGCTTATTTTAAATCAAAAACCGGTGTTTAGAGAGTTTACCGGGTTTAGGAAAAGAATAGTATTCATCGTCAACAAAGCCGGTAACAACATTTCTCAGTTGGCTTATATCGCTAAATCAGCCAGTGATAGGGGCCTTATTGCCGACAGTGTGAGAGACAAATGGTATGAATCGCTTGTGGTCATCGAAACGATTTTATTAGCAGGTATAGAATATGCTGATTAGAGTCAGTGGCTATAACACCGGGGCGCAGGAGTACTTAGAAAAAGGCAATAAGTCAGGTCGGGAGTTCACCCGTGATGAACTGGACCATCGCTTGATCATTGAGGGGCAGCTCAGTCTGACCAGGGCCATCTACGAAAGTATCCCAGATTACGGTCAGGACCGGTATCTTACTTTTACACTCAGTTTCAAAGAAGACACCGTTTCGCCTGAGTTGCTTAAATCTATCACGACCGACTTCAAGAACTTTTTCATGCATGCGTA from Pseudomonas cannabina encodes:
- a CDS encoding plasmid mobilization protein is translated as MAKKVTKSCPVSCRFTDEQFARFAEPIAQSGLKPARFFHDLVMSRSPTFEQSAIDKKRMQQVFEKSGHALNKVAYSANSAPYNGTLYQKQYLHWLNKLNAIQQLLLTVLPETDPPKPSRPVHNGNRGSPNVSGKKVHIIRFRLTQDEMAQFNDMIKRAGCSASAFFRELILNQKPVFREFTGFRKRIVFIVNKAGNNISQLAYIAKSASDRGLIADSVRDKWYESLVVIETILLAGIEYAD